A window from Luteibacter flocculans encodes these proteins:
- a CDS encoding COX15/CtaA family protein has product MSPRTVKILRTLALLAALFAFGVVMFGAFVRLSNAGLSCPDWPTCYGKATWPGHAQDIAQANQAFPDRPFETHKAWREQVHRFLAGSLGVMVLAIAVVAAWRRRFAVSAVLVAAVFAAVGVVMYMRGEHVVSSCLSALAIALPLVAAATLPRPGAWKVGVAVLAVIIFQAMLGMWTVTLLLKPIVVMGHLLGGLATFALLAWAALRWWRVGSPDDRYAALRAPVALGIAVLVCQIALGGWTSSNYAALACGTDFPKCLGEWWPQTDFHEGFVLWRGIGVNYEGGVLDMAARSAIQIAHRIGALVTFCYLGWLSHRLARAGLRKAGIAVAVVLVAQVLLGIGNVHLGLPLPVATAHNGVAALLLFTLLVALASTQRLPAPESP; this is encoded by the coding sequence ATGTCGCCCCGCACCGTGAAGATTCTCCGCACGCTTGCCTTGCTGGCAGCGTTGTTCGCCTTCGGCGTCGTGATGTTCGGCGCGTTCGTGCGCCTGTCCAATGCCGGTCTGTCGTGCCCGGATTGGCCGACCTGCTACGGCAAGGCCACATGGCCCGGGCATGCACAGGACATCGCACAGGCGAACCAGGCCTTCCCCGATCGCCCGTTCGAAACGCACAAGGCGTGGCGCGAACAGGTGCATCGTTTCCTCGCCGGCAGCCTCGGCGTGATGGTGCTGGCGATTGCCGTGGTTGCGGCGTGGCGTCGCCGGTTCGCGGTGTCTGCCGTGCTCGTGGCGGCGGTGTTCGCCGCGGTGGGCGTGGTGATGTACATGCGCGGCGAACACGTCGTGTCGTCGTGCCTGTCGGCGCTGGCGATCGCCTTGCCGCTGGTGGCCGCAGCCACGCTGCCGCGACCGGGTGCATGGAAGGTCGGCGTGGCTGTGCTGGCCGTGATCATCTTCCAGGCCATGCTCGGCATGTGGACGGTCACGCTGCTGCTGAAACCCATCGTGGTGATGGGTCACCTGCTGGGCGGCCTCGCCACCTTCGCGCTGCTTGCCTGGGCTGCATTGCGCTGGTGGCGCGTCGGTTCGCCGGACGATCGCTACGCGGCGTTGCGTGCGCCGGTCGCGCTCGGCATCGCGGTGCTGGTCTGCCAGATCGCTCTCGGCGGCTGGACCAGCTCCAACTACGCCGCGCTTGCCTGCGGCACCGATTTCCCGAAGTGCCTGGGCGAATGGTGGCCACAGACGGATTTCCACGAAGGTTTCGTGCTCTGGCGCGGCATTGGCGTGAACTACGAAGGCGGCGTGCTCGACATGGCCGCGCGCAGCGCGATCCAGATCGCCCACCGCATCGGTGCGCTGGTGACCTTCTGCTATCTCGGCTGGCTCTCGCATCGGCTCGCGCGTGCCGGCTTGCGCAAGGCGGGTATCGCTGTCGCCGTCGTGCTGGTGGCCCAGGTGCTGCTCGGCATCGGTAACGTCCATCTCGGCCTGCCGCTGCCGGTTGCCACAGCGCACAATGGCGTCGCTGCGCTGCTGCTGTTTACCCTGCTGGTCGCGCTTGCCAGCACGCAGCGCCTTCCGGCGCCGGAGTCTCCGTGA
- the cyoE gene encoding heme o synthase, giving the protein MSILGQYLELTKPRVVALLVFCAVIGMFLAVDANGQRVLPTWHAVVFGTLGIWLASASAAAFNHLIDQRIDKLMARTSHRPLATGQLTPMQVFVFAMALGIVSMLVLVFLVNMLTAVLTFFSLIGYAVIYTAYLKRATPQNIVIGGIAGAAPPMLGWTAVTDSLHPYALQLLLIIFVWTPPHFWALAIFRVDDYSRAQVPMLPVTHGVTYTRWHILFYTILLFVVTLLPFFTGMSGLIYLFGAVVLGAGFLWYAVRLLNPPDEMFAMRTFNYSIIYLMVLFAFLLADHWLVDPVIQTGLRFEPVA; this is encoded by the coding sequence GTGAGCATCCTCGGTCAATACCTGGAACTGACCAAGCCGCGCGTCGTCGCGCTGCTGGTGTTCTGCGCGGTCATCGGCATGTTTCTCGCCGTGGACGCGAATGGGCAGCGGGTGCTCCCCACCTGGCACGCCGTCGTCTTCGGCACGCTCGGCATATGGTTAGCGTCTGCGTCGGCTGCCGCGTTCAATCACCTGATCGATCAGCGCATCGATAAGCTGATGGCGCGCACCTCGCATCGTCCGCTCGCGACGGGACAGCTCACGCCGATGCAGGTGTTCGTGTTCGCCATGGCGCTTGGCATCGTCTCGATGCTGGTGCTGGTGTTCCTGGTCAACATGCTTACCGCGGTGCTGACCTTCTTCTCGCTGATCGGTTACGCCGTGATCTACACCGCGTACCTCAAACGTGCGACGCCGCAGAACATCGTGATCGGCGGCATCGCCGGTGCGGCGCCGCCCATGCTGGGCTGGACCGCGGTCACCGATTCGCTCCACCCGTACGCCCTGCAGTTGCTGCTGATCATCTTTGTGTGGACGCCGCCGCATTTCTGGGCGCTGGCCATCTTCCGCGTGGACGACTACTCACGCGCACAGGTGCCGATGTTGCCGGTGACGCATGGCGTGACCTATACGCGTTGGCACATTCTTTTCTACACGATCCTGCTCTTTGTCGTGACGCTGCTGCCGTTCTTTACCGGCATGAGCGGCCTGATCTACCTGTTCGGCGCCGTCGTGCTCGGCGCGGGCTTCCTCTGGTATGCGGTGCGCCTGCTCAACCCGCCGGACGAAATGTTCGCCATGCGTACGTTCAACTACTCCATCATCTACCTGATGGTGTTGTTCGCGTTCCTGCTGGCCGATCACTGGCTGGTGGACCCGGTGATCCAGACGGGCTTGCGCTTCGAGCCGGTGGCCTGA
- a CDS encoding alpha/beta fold hydrolase gives MRELTVSVPGLELSALAWGQPDAPPLLMVHGWLDNAASFALIAPRLANRFHVIALDLPGHGRSDHLPDSTIYQYLDYARAVLAAADALALPRFHLLGHSLGAGVATMVAIAAPERIRGLALIEGLGPLGDDGSRTLDRFREAMVVTPGATRPLRVFPSIEDAARARAMASGLDADLARPIVERGLREVEGGYSWRSDPRLSRPTAIRLAETQIMALLLGLAAPTSLLLARPHPPYLEPEALQVRIDCVDDIHVTHMDGGHHLHLEHPERVTDWLRDALDR, from the coding sequence ATGCGTGAGTTGACCGTTTCGGTGCCGGGGCTGGAGCTGTCGGCCCTGGCCTGGGGGCAACCGGATGCGCCGCCGCTGCTGATGGTGCATGGCTGGCTCGACAACGCTGCCAGTTTTGCGTTGATCGCCCCGCGACTCGCCAATCGCTTCCATGTGATCGCGCTCGATCTGCCGGGCCACGGTCGATCCGATCACCTGCCCGACAGCACGATCTACCAGTACCTCGACTACGCGCGCGCCGTGCTCGCGGCGGCCGATGCGCTCGCACTGCCCCGCTTCCACCTGCTCGGGCACTCGCTCGGCGCGGGCGTGGCGACGATGGTGGCCATTGCGGCACCGGAACGCATCCGTGGTCTGGCCCTGATCGAAGGCCTGGGTCCGCTGGGCGACGACGGTTCGCGCACGCTCGATCGTTTTCGCGAAGCCATGGTCGTGACACCCGGCGCGACCCGCCCGCTGCGCGTGTTTCCGAGCATCGAGGATGCGGCCCGCGCCCGCGCGATGGCGAGCGGCCTGGACGCGGATCTGGCGCGCCCCATCGTCGAGCGCGGCCTGCGCGAGGTCGAGGGGGGCTACAGCTGGCGCAGCGACCCGCGCCTGTCGCGCCCCACGGCCATCCGCCTGGCGGAAACGCAGATCATGGCGCTGCTGCTTGGCCTGGCTGCGCCGACGTCACTGCTGCTCGCCCGGCCGCATCCGCCCTACCTTGAGCCCGAGGCGCTGCAGGTACGCATCGACTGCGTGGACGACATCCACGTCACCCACATGGACGGCGGCCACCATCTTCATCTGGAACATCCCGAGCGCGTCACCGACTGGCTACGCGACGCTCTGGATCGCTAA
- the hemH gene encoding ferrochelatase has translation MPGTPNYTGLAGHSHDTLPQAGVLLVNLGTPDAPTAAAVRPYLAQFLGDPRVIEYPRLLWMAILHGVILRVRPKRSAHAYARIWTEQGSPLRVGSEALAAALQTELGRRRPGPIRVALAMRYGKPAVADTIAQLQREGVRRLLVLPLYPQYSATSTGSVFDAVADTIKGLRWPPELRQINDYHAEPAYIAALADSVRAHWERNGRGEKLLMSFHGIPERYLRNGDPYFCQCHATARLLREALGLSADEAPMSFQSRVGRERWLHPYTDETVKAFGAQGIKRIDVISPGFAVDCLETLEEIAMQNGEFFREAGGDTLSYIPCLNATSTHVDAIADLVLRHTQGWPEFAEDYDAAAAAVRLAEARERARKAGAHA, from the coding sequence ATGCCAGGTACGCCAAACTATACCGGCCTTGCCGGTCATTCCCACGACACTCTCCCCCAGGCCGGTGTGCTGCTGGTTAATCTCGGTACACCTGATGCGCCCACGGCCGCGGCCGTGCGGCCTTATCTGGCGCAGTTCCTGGGCGATCCACGCGTGATCGAATACCCCCGCCTGCTCTGGATGGCCATCCTGCACGGCGTGATCCTGCGTGTGCGGCCGAAACGCTCCGCGCACGCTTATGCACGCATCTGGACCGAGCAGGGTTCGCCGTTGCGCGTCGGCAGCGAAGCGCTGGCAGCCGCGCTGCAGACGGAACTCGGGCGACGCCGGCCCGGCCCGATCCGTGTGGCGCTCGCCATGCGCTACGGCAAGCCCGCCGTGGCGGATACCATCGCGCAGTTGCAGCGCGAAGGCGTGCGGCGTCTGCTGGTGCTTCCGCTGTATCCGCAGTATTCCGCCACCTCCACCGGCAGTGTCTTCGATGCCGTGGCCGACACGATCAAGGGCCTGCGCTGGCCACCGGAACTGCGGCAGATCAACGACTACCACGCCGAGCCGGCGTATATCGCCGCGCTTGCCGACAGCGTGCGGGCGCATTGGGAACGGAACGGACGCGGCGAAAAGCTGCTCATGAGCTTCCATGGCATCCCCGAGCGCTACCTGCGCAATGGCGATCCCTACTTCTGCCAGTGCCACGCGACGGCGCGCCTGCTGCGAGAGGCGCTGGGCCTGAGCGCAGACGAAGCGCCCATGAGTTTCCAATCGCGCGTCGGCCGGGAACGCTGGCTGCACCCCTATACCGACGAGACGGTGAAGGCCTTCGGCGCGCAGGGCATCAAGCGTATCGACGTCATCAGCCCTGGATTCGCGGTCGATTGCCTCGAAACGCTGGAGGAAATCGCCATGCAGAACGGCGAGTTCTTCCGCGAGGCCGGCGGCGACACACTGAGCTACATCCCCTGCCTGAACGCCACGTCCACGCATGTCGACGCCATCGCCGATCTGGTGCTGCGCCACACGCAGGGCTGGCCGGAGTTCGCGGAGGACTATGACGCCGCAGCGGCAGCGGTGCGCCTCGCAGAAGCGCGCGAGAGGGCGCGCAAGGCCGGCGCACATGCGTGA